In Candidatus Hydrogenedentota bacterium, the DNA window CCGATGATGGACGAGATTGCCGGCCATCTTCCGGAAACGCCGGAGGCGGCGCCGGAGGAGTCCGGTGAAACCGGGGAGGATGACCAGGAAGCCCCTTCCGGACCCATCAGGGTGGCCATCGTGGGCCGGCCCAACGTGGGCAAGTCCTCCTTTGTCAACGCCATCCTCAACGAGGAGCGAACCATCGTCTCGGAAATCCCCGGCACGACCCGCGACGCGATTGACGTGGAGTTCCACTGGCAGGGGAAGGAGTATCTGCTGATTGACACGGCGGGGCTGCGCCGCAAGGCGGGCATCCGCCAGGCGGTCGAGCATTACAGCGTGGCGCGCTCCCTCCGCGCGGTGCGCCGCGCGGATGTCTGCCTGGTCATGGTGGAGGCCACGGACGGCCTGGCGGAGCAGGACAAGCGCATCATGGGCTACGCCATCGAACATGGCATCCCCATGATTCTGGTCTGGACCAAATGGGACCTGGTGGAGGACAAGGAGCGGCGCTTCAAGGCGCTGGCCGACGATATTGACCTGAAAATGCCGCAAATCAAGTTTGTGCCGTGGATTACGGTGTCGAACCTGACACGCCAGCGGATTTTCAACACCTTCGAGTATGTGGACCGGGTGGCCCTGGCGGCGCGCCTGCGCGTCCCCACTGCGGGGCTGAACAAACTGGTGGAGCAGATCAAGGCGAAGCACAATCCGCCGAGCCAGAAGGGTCGCCACGCGAAAATCCTCTATGCCACGCAGGCGGGGGTGCGGCCCACCACATTTGTCTTTTTCGTCAACCAGGCCCGGCTCTTCCATTTCAGCTACCTCCGCTACATCGAGAACCAGCTCCGCGAGGCCTACGGCTTCGAGGGGGTGCCCATCAAGATTGAACTGCGCGAGGAGAAGCGGTCATGAGCCTGCCCTTTGTCTCCCTCGCCGTCATCCTGTCCTACACGCTGGGCTCGGTGCCGACGGGACTCTGGCTGGGCCTGAAACTGCGCGGCATTGACATCCGCGAGCATGGCAGCAAAAACATCGGCGCGACAAACACCCTCCGGGTCCTCGGAAAGCCCCTGGGCGCGGTGACCCTGCTCTGTGACGTGCTCAAGGGCTGGGTGCCGGTGGTCGTG includes these proteins:
- the der gene encoding ribosome biogenesis GTPase Der; translated protein: MTGESPKSDTKLPLVAICGRPNVGKSTLFNRMIGKQRAIVHDQEGITRDRFFGKGSWAGKNFRVVDTGGIIENPVDEISQKMQQQVRAALREAAVVVFVLDGQQEITRVDRLVCEELTRLRKPVVLAVNKLDNPKLMENHVEFYELGMGEPFPISSSHNLGMDPMMDEIAGHLPETPEAAPEESGETGEDDQEAPSGPIRVAIVGRPNVGKSSFVNAILNEERTIVSEIPGTTRDAIDVEFHWQGKEYLLIDTAGLRRKAGIRQAVEHYSVARSLRAVRRADVCLVMVEATDGLAEQDKRIMGYAIEHGIPMILVWTKWDLVEDKERRFKALADDIDLKMPQIKFVPWITVSNLTRQRIFNTFEYVDRVALAARLRVPTAGLNKLVEQIKAKHNPPSQKGRHAKILYATQAGVRPTTFVFFVNQARLFHFSYLRYIENQLREAYGFEGVPIKIELREEKRS